The sequence below is a genomic window from Lolium perenne isolate Kyuss_39 chromosome 7, Kyuss_2.0, whole genome shotgun sequence.
TCATTCCACATCTGAACAATGTCCCTTCTTTTCCTGCAACCAGATCAGGCCACCGCAACCTAAAGAAAAGAGAAAGGCATCAGGCATACTCCTGAGGCGCTATCGTAGAGTATGTCAATCACGAGATTCAGATGGTTAGCATATCACGTCGGACAAGTAGCCGCCACCTTTGCTTCACAGTATGTCCTGCTCCAAGACAGGATCTTGGGAGTCAATGTTCACCAAGCAAGCAGGCATTCTTTGCCCATGTACTAACAGCTGATCATACAAagacctgctgctgctgctgtctgAGCTCAATCAAACTTCCTAGATATGAAGCTCGAAACATCAGTCAAAACCCAGGCCAACCAATACAAGCTCGAGCCATCTGATATCAATAGCATGCCAACTCTGAATGAGCTGAGGAGACACAGATTCAGGCAAAAAAAAGCAGAGTTGTCAAACACttgctgtttttcagggagatatgCACCAAGCAGGCACTAAGCTGGACCAAATGCATTACTCTCCTACTACTTACTGCATTCGCGTGCTGGGCTAGCCTATCGCTGCAAGGCCAGAGATGGGTACTCGCATTTTTGCACCATACTGTGCTAAATGCTATTTTCGGAGCCAGACTGTCGAGCATGCCAACAGCATAGCAGCAAACAATGTGTGCTTCTATAACATGGCAAGATAAACAACAAGTCAACAAGAGAGACAACGTTATGAGCAGATCAAATTGCCATATATCTCCTTACTCTAGGGCTTCACTAGAAAAACAGGCACTGCCAAGACATAGATCTATCAACATTCAGAAAATGGAACTGACAGGCTTATAATACACTGCCATGCTTTCACTGTTGTGCCATGGCCATGGCAATATTATTTTCTCAGCATTTTATCAGTAGTCATACAGAATAAACACTCGTAAATGGCCACACGTTTGCAAATAAACATTGATAATACTGCACAAACTATTTGAAAAAGCCTACATTAATGCCGTGAAAAAACAAATCAGATTGCAGGATGAAGAAATTAAGTGGATGCATTCGGATAGACTGATGGTCAGAGTTTAACTACATTAGTTCAGTCATGTTCTAAACTCATCCTTGTTGAAATTAGATCGAAGCAACTAGAACACAATCAAAGAGCAATCATACATAGAGCCCTCCAATAATCGCTAACCCTAATTCAGTAATTCTACCACGGAAGTAGTCAGTCTTTAGTTAGTCATTAATAGCAAAGCACATCTAAGTCAGTTGAAAGTCTTTTAAGAAGAAAACAAAACTATAACGTAAGAGAGACAAAGACATTGTTTTACTCAAGGGAAAACAATAGCTACAAGTACTTGTCATTCACTACAACGTGTATAGCTATTAACTCGACAAATTCGTCCAAGTTTCTATCATTACTGGTACAAAATGAGAAATACAGAATAAGTACACGCAAATGGCTACGATTTCGGAAAGAAACAATGTTAATATCAGTGCCCATGAATATAGTGAAGTTTTTTCAGATTGCACAGTGGAGAATTTAAGTGGTCCATTTCAGGTAGACTGCTAGTTGTCCCCAAAGTGTGCATCTAACTTATCTGAGTTTTGAAGTCCCAAAATAACTtgctcaactttttctagatacagatgtatctataactaaaatgtgtctatatacttccgtatctagaaaaagttgagcaAGTTATTTTGGGACGGCAGGAGTAGTACATATGATAGTCGCTATTTAAGTGATGCATTCCAGATAGACTGATGGTCAGTTTAACTACAATAGTTCATTCTATGCTCTAAAATCGTTCTTACTGAAATTAGATCGAAGCAACAAAAACACACTCGCTGAAAGAGCAATCATGTATAGGGCCTATCAATAATCGCTATCCCTAATTCAGTAATTCCACCATAGCAGCACTCAGTCTTTAGTTAGTAGTTAATAGCAAAGCACATCTAAGTAGGTTGTACTAGCTATTATTTATTTCAGACCCCAAGTTTAAGAACAAGACAAAATTACAATGTAAGAGAGGCAAAGACATTGTATTACTCACAGGACAACAGTAGCTACATATTTAAAGAGCATTTGGCATTCACTATATGTATAACTAGTAACTCCACAAATTTTTCAAAGTTTCTATCATTACTGGTACAAAATGGGAAGTACAAAACAGAAATAATTTGGTAGCAATACCCAGTAACTTCTATAACATAAAGCTGGCACATTTGTATAAAAATCAAATGAAAGGTGGGAATCTACCGAGAGAGATTACCTCCCCTCGCTGTTTGTCCGAATAGTAATATTTCAACATACAAAATCTCACAACAAGCATCTGCCAACTATAAGCTAAGGTACCTCACTCAATCAGCTTTCACCGAAGCAGAGGCTTCAGCTGAGGAACACACATTGTGCAACATCTTGCTGTCGGAGGAAGAGCAGTGCGACGATGGCTTGAACTTCTTGAACTTCCACACGGAGGAAATCTTCATCGGCACAGGATCATCCCCCCGTGGTGCCCTTGCATCTGCGAAACTCGATCTCTTTTCTGCACCATTTGACTTCAATTCATCGTACACTATAGAATCTATGGATGGATCTGTACGCTCTTCTCTCTCTTTACTGTCATGGTGATTCAAAAACAGTtgcttcctcttgatcttcacttTGCGACCAGCACTTGAGTTTCCAATTCCAACTCCATTATCAGCAATGTGCCTACTCTGTGCAGCGTTCCAAGAAGACTCCTCACCATCACCATCTGGAGCCCTAATCTTGGTAAAGTGAACAGTTCTCTCGCCAGATTTCCCAGCAGAACATCCATTAACCAACCCGCCAACCTCAGTTGGCGACGTGTGCATCGAAGATCCATTGCAAGCATCACCCCCACCACCCTCACCATGGCATTCATCATTGCCAGCGTCAATGCCACGGGGCCTCTTTGGTCCAGTGAAAGATATCCGCGGCGAGCTGTTCATCACGCGGTGCAGCTTGCGAGCGACCTCCTCATCGCTCTCCCTGTGCCTCCGAAGCCTGGGAggagcatcatcatcatcatcgcccaCGGTTTCTTTCCCCGCCTCGCTCGCCCAGCCA
It includes:
- the LOC127313787 gene encoding uncharacterized protein, with the protein product MEPSDLNTHLPPRKRLLAGFRTAAAASSDASEQSPPPPSPLILPDDLAARLRGMMGPPASTPPSPEEIIQAARHAASAAADAAAAARAVAADKAAVAAKARAAARAAMELLDSISIARSRNGIQLKAKSRKKHVQVKLLYRPPGDGWASEAGKETVGDDDDDAPPRLRRHRESDEEVARKLHRVMNSSPRISFTGPKRPRGIDAGNDECHGEGGGGDACNGSSMHTSPTEVGGLVNGCSAGKSGERTVHFTKIRAPDGDGEESSWNAAQSRHIADNGVGIGNSSAGRKVKIKRKQLFLNHHDSKEREERTDPSIDSIVYDELKSNGAEKRSSFADARAPRGDDPVPMKISSVWKFKKFKPSSHCSSSDSKMLHNVCSSAEASASVKAD